Proteins found in one Acidobacteriota bacterium genomic segment:
- a CDS encoding HipA family kinase produces MNLRTVSATRYVTPLREGGSLPAIVEADDDGMYVLKFRGAGQGAKALIAELIAGEIARVAGLAVPEIVFIELDAELARTEPDPEIQELIKASVGLNLALDYLPAAVMFDPVAEKPNAELASAIVWFDAYLTNVDRTARNTNMLMWHKRLWLIDHGAALYFHHSWQNFRERSRDPFKLIKDHVLLPFADKLREADEKMSRAITPEIIDRIVTMIPETWLADNVLFAGKQQQREAYTEYLINRLAAPRDFLEEAIRAKSLHL; encoded by the coding sequence ATGAATTTAAGAACCGTTAGTGCCACACGCTATGTCACGCCGCTCAGGGAAGGCGGGTCGCTTCCGGCAATCGTCGAAGCCGATGATGACGGGATGTATGTGCTCAAGTTTCGCGGCGCGGGACAAGGCGCGAAAGCCTTAATCGCTGAACTCATCGCCGGAGAAATCGCGCGCGTCGCGGGGCTTGCCGTACCGGAAATCGTTTTCATCGAACTCGACGCGGAGCTTGCGCGCACCGAACCTGACCCCGAAATTCAGGAACTCATCAAAGCCAGCGTCGGACTCAACCTCGCGCTTGATTATTTACCGGCGGCGGTGATGTTTGACCCGGTAGCTGAAAAGCCCAATGCCGAACTCGCATCCGCAATTGTCTGGTTTGATGCATACCTTACAAACGTTGACCGCACGGCGCGCAATACCAATATGCTGATGTGGCACAAGCGGCTCTGGCTCATCGATCACGGCGCGGCGCTCTACTTTCACCACTCGTGGCAAAACTTTCGCGAACGCAGCCGCGACCCCTTCAAGTTGATTAAAGACCATGTGCTGTTGCCGTTTGCCGACAAGCTCAGAGAAGCCGATGAAAAAATGAGTCGAGCTATCACGCCGGAAATCATTGACCGCATCGTTACAATGATTCCTGAAACCTGGCTTGCGGATAATGTGCTGTTTGCTGGTAAGCAGCAACAACGGGAAGCGTACACAGAATATTTAATCAACCGGCTGGCAGCCCCAAGAGATTTTCTGGAGGAGGCGATTCGTGCAAAATCGTTGCACTTATGA
- a CDS encoding D-2-hydroxyacid dehydrogenase family protein → MKIVIPDDYQFATKNLRCLELLKAHEVTILGDIHLDANARAALAEAQALVLIRERTKIDQAFLKRTPHLKLISQTGKISRHIDVEACTAAGVLIVEGAGSPIAPAELTWALIMCAWRQLVPAVVEMQNGRWQTNIGQALNGQTLGIWGYGKIGRMVAGFGRAFAMQVQIFGRETSRLAAEQDGYLSVATKESFFATSDVLTVHLRLVEATTGIIKAEDLKRMKPSALFVNTSRAELVETGALENALQIGRPGYAALDVFSEEPIYDLNHPLLNMPNVLCTPHLGYVEQSGYELYFKKAFENVHNFITGNPTNMVNPDALMSKIK, encoded by the coding sequence ATGAAAATAGTCATACCCGATGATTACCAATTCGCCACGAAAAACCTGCGTTGTCTTGAACTTCTCAAAGCCCACGAGGTAACCATTCTCGGCGACATCCATCTCGACGCGAACGCGCGCGCGGCGCTTGCCGAAGCCCAAGCTTTGGTTTTGATTCGCGAGCGCACCAAAATTGACCAAGCCTTTTTAAAACGGACGCCGCATTTAAAACTCATTTCACAAACCGGAAAGATTTCCCGGCATATTGATGTTGAGGCTTGCACCGCTGCCGGGGTGTTGATTGTAGAAGGCGCAGGTTCGCCCATCGCTCCGGCTGAACTCACCTGGGCGTTAATTATGTGTGCGTGGCGACAACTGGTTCCGGCAGTTGTGGAAATGCAAAACGGTCGCTGGCAAACCAATATCGGGCAGGCGTTAAACGGGCAGACGCTTGGCATCTGGGGTTACGGCAAAATCGGCAGAATGGTTGCCGGGTTCGGACGCGCTTTCGCTATGCAGGTGCAAATCTTCGGACGCGAAACCTCAAGGCTCGCCGCCGAACAAGATGGCTATTTGAGTGTTGCAACCAAAGAGAGCTTTTTTGCAACCTCGGATGTATTGACGGTTCACCTGCGGCTCGTCGAAGCGACCACCGGCATCATCAAAGCCGAAGATTTAAAACGCATGAAACCTTCAGCATTGTTCGTCAACACCAGTCGCGCCGAACTGGTTGAAACGGGCGCATTGGAAAATGCCTTGCAAATCGGGCGTCCGGGCTATGCGGCGCTCGATGTATTTAGCGAAGAACCGATTTATGACCTCAATCATCCGTTGCTTAATATGCCCAACGTTCTTTGCACGCCGCATCTCGGTTATGTCGAACAAAGCGGCTACGAGTTATATTTTAAAAAAGCCTTTGAAAACGTACACAATTTCATTACGGGCAACCCGACGAATATGGTCAATCCCGACGCGCTCATGTCAAAGATAAAATAA
- a CDS encoding glycoside hydrolase family 5 protein gives MTTRKSQFIAPDGRPLHLKGINLGNWLLPEGYMFKFESASSPRLIHTVINQLIGEAEAAKFWNEFRNRYITREDIRFIKQAGFNSVRVPFHYGLLVRDDETHKLEGAGYELLDSVIRWCSEENLYVILDMHAAPGGQTGDNIDDSYGYPFLFESPENQALTIKIWRTLAARYKDSTTVLGYDLLNEPIAHFFDTQTLNPKLEPLYRRMVAAIREVDKNHIIFLGGAQWNSNFKIFNQPFDDNLAYTFHKYWTEPTQSVIQEYLDFSNQYQVPLWMGESGENTDEWIKTFRTTLEKNGVGWCFWPYKKLDAASGVVSIKPPADWEAIIKFANHPRATFEDVRKNRPPKEKVVKALSDYLEAIKFTNCRINQGYLQALGLK, from the coding sequence GTGACCACACGCAAGAGCCAATTTATTGCGCCCGACGGTCGCCCTTTGCACCTGAAAGGCATCAATCTCGGCAACTGGCTTTTACCCGAAGGCTATATGTTTAAGTTCGAGTCGGCGAGTTCGCCGCGACTCATCCACACGGTCATCAATCAACTCATCGGCGAAGCGGAAGCCGCAAAATTCTGGAATGAATTTCGCAACCGTTACATTACCCGCGAAGATATTCGCTTCATCAAACAAGCCGGGTTCAACAGCGTGCGCGTGCCGTTCCATTATGGGTTGCTGGTACGCGACGATGAAACCCATAAGCTCGAAGGTGCAGGTTATGAACTGCTGGATAGCGTCATTCGCTGGTGCAGCGAAGAAAACCTCTATGTAATTTTGGATATGCACGCAGCGCCGGGCGGACAAACCGGCGACAATATCGATGACAGTTACGGCTATCCGTTTTTATTTGAAAGCCCCGAAAATCAGGCGCTCACCATCAAAATCTGGCGGACGCTGGCGGCGCGTTACAAAGATTCAACCACGGTTCTCGGTTATGATTTACTTAATGAACCGATTGCCCATTTTTTCGATACTCAGACGCTCAATCCCAAACTGGAACCGCTTTATCGCCGGATGGTCGCGGCAATTCGCGAAGTGGATAAAAACCACATCATCTTTTTAGGCGGCGCGCAATGGAACAGCAATTTTAAAATTTTCAATCAACCTTTCGACGACAACCTCGCCTACACTTTTCATAAATACTGGACGGAGCCGACGCAATCGGTGATTCAGGAATATCTGGATTTCAGCAATCAATATCAGGTTCCGCTGTGGATGGGCGAGTCGGGCGAAAATACCGATGAATGGATAAAGACATTCAGAACCACGCTTGAAAAAAATGGTGTCGGCTGGTGTTTCTGGCCCTATAAAAAACTGGATGCGGCGAGTGGCGTTGTGTCCATTAAACCGCCTGCCGATTGGGAAGCGATTATCAAATTCGCCAATCACCCGCGCGCGACTTTTGAAGACGTCAGAAAAAATCGTCCGCCGAAAGAAAAAGTTGTGAAAGCCTTGAGCGATTATCTCGAAGCCATAAAATTTACCAACTGTCGAATCAATCAAGGCTATTTGCAGGCATTAGGTTTGAAGTAA
- a CDS encoding metal-dependent hydrolase, translated as MPSAFSHAVAAVALGRSYTTKPLPKRFWILSALCAVAPDMDVMGKRFGIEYTDLLGHRGFTHSIIFALVLSALIVLIFFSKPIANISRKMIFILFFTATISHGILDAMVDGTLGVAFLAPFANTRFFLPFRPIVSSPVGWSFFSLAGAMTLMNEFVWVWMPSIIVIFAPYFRKRLLNKSEAPSTSAT; from the coding sequence ATGCCATCTGCATTTTCTCATGCCGTAGCAGCCGTTGCGCTCGGCAGGTCTTATACCACCAAACCTTTACCCAAGCGGTTCTGGATTTTATCTGCGCTGTGCGCGGTTGCGCCCGATATGGATGTCATGGGTAAACGCTTCGGCATCGAATACACAGACCTGCTCGGTCATCGCGGCTTTACCCATTCAATCATTTTCGCCCTGGTGTTAAGCGCCTTAATCGTTCTGATTTTTTTTAGCAAGCCGATTGCAAACATCTCCCGCAAGATGATTTTTATATTGTTTTTCACCGCCACCATCTCACATGGAATATTGGATGCGATGGTTGACGGCACGCTCGGCGTCGCCTTTCTTGCGCCATTCGCCAACACCCGATTTTTTCTGCCGTTTCGTCCAATCGTCTCTTCACCGGTCGGCTGGTCGTTTTTCAGCCTGGCAGGCGCGATGACTTTGATGAATGAATTCGTCTGGGTCTGGATGCCCTCAATCATCGTTATTTTCGCGCCCTATTTTCGCAAACGCTTACTTAATAAAAGCGAAGCGCCATCAACCAGCGCAACTTAA
- a CDS encoding NYN domain-containing protein, whose translation MRKQLLPLLLWVYMKTNIYVDGFNLYYGALKNTPYKWLDIHSLCRLMLPKHSIHKIKYFTAQVNARPHDPDQPVRQQTYLRALKTIPNLEIILGHFLSSEVMMLVAGCPPHAPQYIKVVKTEEKGSDVNIATHLLNDGYKMSMKLQF comes from the coding sequence TTGCGCAAGCAGTTACTGCCTCTGCTTTTATGGGTTTATATGAAAACCAACATCTATGTTGACGGCTTCAATCTTTACTACGGAGCTTTGAAAAACACCCCCTACAAATGGCTCGACATTCATTCGCTTTGTCGGTTGATGTTGCCTAAACATTCAATTCACAAAATAAAATATTTCACTGCTCAAGTGAACGCTCGTCCTCACGACCCTGACCAGCCTGTCAGACAACAAACTTATTTACGCGCTCTTAAAACCATCCCTAATCTTGAAATTATCTTAGGACACTTTCTTTCAAGCGAAGTCATGATGCTGGTAGCCGGTTGTCCGCCTCATGCGCCGCAATATATCAAAGTCGTAAAAACCGAAGAGAAAGGTTCCGATGTCAACATCGCCACACATTTGCTTAACGATGGGTACAAAATGAGTATGAAGTTGCAGTTTTAA
- a CDS encoding OB-fold nucleic acid binding domain-containing protein: MKIEKVKIKRVTPLQVEKTYNMTMRAPHHNYFANGILTANSHSFAYGQLAYQTAYLKAHYPTHFWAAVMSNELNNTAKVVKYIQEARLQGIEILPPDINESIDTFTASGKTIRFGLAAIKGIGQTAVASMIEARKDGAFKSIFDFAERVDSKAVNKRVMEGLVKSGAFDSINTGHRAQLFAAIDSAIDSGQRAQKSKASGQVSLFGAFSEALPAVEPPLPNVENWSPAEQLKGEKETLGFYLSGHPLQGYEAAIKDIANADVDSLASFHNGAIVSIAGIIMELNIRTTKKGDRFAMCQLEDQYGSVRIVAWPESYKKHAGILQNDTPVLVRGRLEIDDGGAMTIYPEEIQSLINIRERAAKLMVMRFPVALAQDEKLDKLYHLLDTHRGDCEIVFEVELEDGSLARIQPNQFVRVKVTPELTNSITEVMGKACLVELRVGKASSVGKAI, encoded by the coding sequence ATGAAAATCGAGAAAGTCAAAATCAAGCGGGTAACGCCCCTTCAAGTTGAGAAAACTTATAATATGACGATGCGCGCGCCGCATCATAACTATTTTGCCAATGGGATACTCACAGCCAACAGCCATTCGTTTGCCTATGGGCAACTGGCTTATCAAACCGCTTATTTGAAAGCTCACTATCCGACGCATTTCTGGGCGGCGGTGATGTCAAACGAATTGAATAACACCGCGAAAGTCGTCAAATACATTCAGGAAGCGCGACTGCAAGGCATAGAGATTTTGCCGCCCGACATCAATGAAAGCATTGATACGTTTACGGCAAGCGGCAAAACCATACGGTTCGGACTTGCGGCAATCAAAGGCATCGGGCAAACCGCCGTCGCCTCGATGATTGAAGCGCGCAAAGATGGCGCGTTCAAATCCATCTTTGATTTTGCCGAGCGCGTGGATTCCAAAGCCGTCAACAAGCGCGTGATGGAAGGCTTGGTGAAATCCGGCGCTTTCGATTCCATCAACACAGGGCATCGCGCCCAACTGTTTGCCGCCATTGATTCGGCAATTGACAGCGGACAGCGGGCGCAGAAATCGAAAGCCAGCGGGCAGGTCAGCCTTTTCGGAGCCTTCTCCGAAGCCTTGCCGGCGGTCGAACCGCCGCTTCCGAATGTCGAAAACTGGTCGCCCGCCGAACAGCTCAAAGGCGAAAAAGAGACCCTCGGATTTTATCTGTCGGGACACCCTTTGCAGGGTTACGAAGCGGCTATCAAAGACATCGCCAATGCCGATGTCGATTCGCTTGCATCATTTCATAACGGCGCGATTGTTTCCATTGCCGGCATCATCATGGAACTCAACATCCGCACCACTAAAAAAGGTGACCGTTTTGCGATGTGCCAACTCGAAGACCAGTATGGTTCGGTGCGTATCGTGGCGTGGCCCGAAAGCTATAAAAAACACGCCGGTATTTTGCAAAACGACACGCCGGTATTGGTGCGCGGCAGATTGGAAATTGATGATGGCGGCGCGATGACCATTTACCCGGAAGAGATTCAATCGCTCATCAACATCCGCGAACGCGCCGCCAAATTGATGGTTATGCGTTTTCCGGTCGCTTTAGCGCAGGATGAAAAACTGGATAAACTCTATCATCTGTTAGATACGCATCGCGGCGATTGCGAAATCGTTTTTGAAGTCGAACTCGAAGACGGTTCTTTAGCGCGTATTCAACCGAATCAATTCGTGCGCGTCAAAGTCACGCCGGAACTCACAAATTCCATCACCGAAGTGATGGGCAAAGCCTGTCTGGTTGAACTCAGAGTCGGTAAAGCGAGCAGCGTAGGAAAAGCTATATAA
- the dnaE gene encoding DNA polymerase III subunit alpha has translation MNEKDFVHLHLHTDYSLLDGAIRIKPLAKRAQETGARAVAITDHGNMFGAISFYNTMKGSGIKPIIGIEAYITKGRMTDRGESTTGERGRNHLILLAKDFKGYQNLIKLTSFSYTEGFYYKPCIDKEFLADHSEGLIGLSACLSGVPSALLLTDKFDEAARRATEFEDIFGKGNYYLEVQNHDLEEEVGTVIPGMIELSRKTGIPLVATNDCHYLWREDWKAHDIHVCIGAGKVHTETRRVKYKEQQFYFRTAEEMQRLFVDLPEAILNTVRIAEMCNLELPFGQNHLPEYRVPDGFTTDTYFAKIARDGLAERWEAIKNRPDRKYDLSDYQARLEREITTIIQMGFPGYFLIVWDFIRYAKQNSIPVGPGRGSAAGSCVAYAMKITDIDPLQYELLFERFLNPERVSMPDIDIDFCIHGRQKVIDYVTDYYGRDRVSMIATFGTMASKAAIKDVGRALDMPYAEVDKIAKMIPPPVRGRNVSIEQAIKEVPELKKAIESDERVKNVIEIAKRLEGCSRHTSVHAAGVVISPRPLYELVPISKTSRDEITTQYSMSDLEKTGMLKMDFLALTTLTIIEDCLKSIERETGKRIDLTNIPLDDKEALQIFCDGRTSAIFQFEGSGMQDLCRRLKPEGLEDLSALNALYRPGPIDSGMVDDFIDRRHGKKKVRYDFPELKDVLGNTLGICVYQEQIMAVFQRLAGYSLGEADLVRRAMGKKKREELDKHKEKFTRQAVERGHDTDKLEKLWASMEGFADYAFNRCLAADARIVDADSGHSVTIEQIANREVSTSHTFSFDGEQVIVNEIVEAFATGEKEVVEIETTDGRTLRCTMEHKFYTDEGYLPLREILERDLEIYFSEEVERYAPNSLEQTAHTGN, from the coding sequence ATGAATGAAAAAGATTTTGTTCACCTGCACCTGCATACCGATTACAGCTTGTTAGACGGCGCGATTCGCATCAAACCGCTCGCCAAACGCGCACAGGAAACCGGGGCGCGCGCCGTTGCCATCACCGACCACGGCAATATGTTCGGCGCAATATCGTTTTACAACACCATGAAAGGCAGCGGCATCAAGCCAATCATCGGCATCGAGGCATACATCACCAAAGGCAGAATGACCGACCGCGGCGAATCGACCACCGGCGAACGCGGCAGAAATCACCTCATTCTGCTCGCCAAAGATTTCAAAGGCTATCAAAACCTCATCAAACTCACGTCGTTTTCCTATACCGAAGGTTTCTATTACAAACCCTGCATTGATAAAGAATTCTTAGCTGACCACTCAGAAGGCTTGATTGGGCTTTCTGCCTGTCTGTCGGGCGTGCCGTCGGCGCTTCTGCTGACCGATAAATTCGATGAAGCGGCGCGCCGCGCCACAGAGTTTGAAGACATTTTCGGCAAAGGCAATTACTACCTCGAAGTGCAAAATCATGATTTGGAAGAAGAGGTCGGCACGGTCATTCCCGGAATGATTGAACTGTCGCGCAAGACCGGCATTCCTTTGGTCGCCACCAACGATTGCCATTATCTGTGGCGCGAAGATTGGAAAGCCCACGACATCCATGTCTGCATCGGCGCGGGCAAAGTCCATACGGAAACCCGCCGCGTCAAATACAAAGAGCAACAATTCTACTTTCGCACCGCCGAAGAGATGCAACGGTTGTTTGTTGATTTACCGGAAGCCATTTTGAATACCGTCCGGATTGCCGAAATGTGCAACTTGGAACTGCCATTCGGACAAAATCACCTGCCGGAATATCGCGTCCCCGATGGCTTCACCACCGATACTTATTTTGCGAAAATCGCGCGCGATGGACTTGCCGAGCGTTGGGAAGCGATTAAAAACCGTCCCGATAGAAAATATGATTTGAGCGATTATCAAGCGCGACTCGAACGTGAAATTACCACGATCATTCAGATGGGTTTTCCCGGTTACTTTTTAATCGTCTGGGATTTCATTCGCTATGCCAAACAAAACAGCATCCCCGTCGGCCCGGGACGTGGATCAGCTGCAGGAAGCTGTGTAGCGTATGCCATGAAAATCACCGACATTGATCCGTTGCAATATGAACTGCTGTTTGAAAGATTCCTCAACCCTGAGCGCGTTTCGATGCCTGATATTGATATTGATTTCTGCATCCACGGGCGGCAGAAAGTCATTGATTATGTGACGGATTATTATGGACGCGACCGCGTTTCGATGATTGCGACGTTCGGGACGATGGCGTCGAAAGCGGCGATTAAAGATGTCGGGCGTGCCCTCGATATGCCTTACGCCGAAGTCGATAAAATCGCCAAGATGATTCCGCCGCCGGTGCGCGGGCGCAACGTGTCAATCGAACAGGCAATCAAAGAAGTGCCCGAACTCAAAAAAGCCATCGAAAGCGACGAGCGCGTCAAAAACGTCATCGAAATCGCCAAGCGTTTGGAAGGCTGTTCGCGCCATACCTCCGTTCACGCCGCAGGCGTGGTGATTTCGCCGCGTCCGCTTTATGAACTCGTCCCCATCTCGAAGACTTCACGCGATGAAATCACCACCCAGTATTCGATGTCCGATCTCGAAAAGACCGGCATGTTGAAGATGGATTTTCTGGCGCTGACGACGCTCACCATCATCGAAGACTGTTTGAAATCCATCGAACGCGAAACCGGCAAACGCATTGACCTCACGAACATTCCGCTTGACGACAAAGAGGCATTGCAGATTTTCTGTGACGGACGCACCTCAGCGATATTCCAGTTTGAAGGCTCAGGGATGCAGGATTTATGCAGGCGATTAAAACCCGAAGGCTTGGAAGACCTCTCGGCATTAAACGCCCTTTATCGTCCGGGTCCGATTGACAGCGGCATGGTTGATGATTTCATCGACCGTCGGCATGGCAAAAAGAAGGTGCGTTATGATTTCCCGGAACTCAAAGACGTGCTCGGCAATACGCTTGGAATTTGTGTCTATCAAGAGCAAATTATGGCGGTGTTTCAACGCCTTGCCGGTTATTCGCTCGGCGAAGCAGACCTCGTGCGCCGCGCCATGGGTAAAAAGAAACGCGAAGAACTCGATAAACACAAAGAGAAATTCACTCGCCAGGCGGTCGAACGCGGTCACGATACCGATAAACTCGAAAAGCTCTGGGCAAGCATGGAAGGTTTCGCCGACTATGCTTTTAATCGCTGTCTAGCAGCTGATGCCAGAATCGTTGATGCCGATTCCGGGCACTCCGTCACTATCGAACAAATTGCTAACCGTGAAGTGAGCACTTCGCACACCTTCAGTTTCGATGGCGAGCAGGTCATCGTGAATGAAATCGTTGAAGCCTTCGCGACCGGCGAAAAAGAGGTTGTTGAAATCGAAACAACTGACGGTCGAACCTTACGCTGCACGATGGAACATAAGTTTTATACAGATGAAGGATATTTACCTTTAAGGGAAATTCTTGAAAGAGATTTGGAGATATATTTTTCAGAGGAAGTAGAACGGTATGCCCCGAACAGCTTGGAACAAACGGCTCACACCGGAAATTGA
- a CDS encoding P-loop NTPase fold protein — MIKNDEPVYEDALGYYPKVKNVGHRILSCSPPYVIGVCGSWGAGKTSFLKMLWAYMGGEIEQNDGKIKKISEELHWEWFAETRTAFDDLRKKKDIELIWFNPWQHQFESSPLVALLNEIRQHFSITRKLFNQAGKIADVTTHSLLNSMGEIAKNLKLPLPSAKTVMERGREYEDENFLTALGSQRFRDFFENAISSITKGRGLLVIFIDDLDRCEGEISYRLLESLKLYLNARNCVYVLGIDQQHLENSVAKALSSEKETWRYRPLARDYLSKMFQSVFHLPVPRATHTYIEQMLDFKDEELKKRLAELFGFQDTERKKLIETLNNNLPRNPRKIKSFIASWKLFLDALPALPNQQKLDWRLTLVLQYLAQFEEPLFRKIEQSPAFYSDELVKFCQQGYSPHPLFDGLELPYGTQQSPSESDKSGSLSGGSSAATPTTDSAKKDEPKRLPEPRIFWISGIVKELAKEVGAKMDEKVILLHLLHSGGKLQ, encoded by the coding sequence ATGATTAAAAATGATGAGCCTGTTTACGAGGATGCGCTTGGATATTACCCGAAAGTCAAAAATGTCGGGCATCGAATTCTCAGTTGCTCGCCGCCTTATGTGATTGGAGTTTGTGGATCTTGGGGCGCAGGCAAAACCAGCTTTCTCAAAATGCTTTGGGCGTATATGGGCGGCGAAATCGAGCAAAACGATGGGAAGATAAAAAAAATATCTGAGGAATTGCATTGGGAGTGGTTTGCAGAGACGAGAACCGCTTTTGATGATTTAAGGAAAAAGAAAGATATTGAACTCATCTGGTTTAACCCGTGGCAACATCAGTTTGAATCAAGCCCGCTTGTTGCACTGCTTAACGAAATCCGTCAGCACTTCAGTATTACACGCAAACTATTTAACCAAGCCGGCAAAATCGCCGATGTTACGACCCATTCTTTGCTTAACTCAATGGGCGAGATTGCCAAGAACCTAAAACTCCCGCTACCTTCCGCTAAGACCGTGATGGAACGCGGGCGTGAATATGAAGACGAAAATTTCTTGACTGCACTCGGTTCACAACGCTTCCGAGATTTTTTTGAAAATGCCATTTCAAGTATTACCAAAGGCAGAGGATTGCTGGTCATTTTTATTGATGACCTTGATCGTTGCGAGGGCGAAATATCCTATCGCTTGCTTGAGTCGCTAAAACTTTATCTCAATGCGCGCAATTGCGTTTATGTTCTCGGCATTGACCAACAGCATCTTGAAAACTCCGTTGCCAAAGCCTTGTCCAGTGAAAAAGAGACTTGGCGTTATCGCCCGTTGGCTCGCGATTATTTGAGCAAGATGTTTCAAAGCGTATTCCATTTACCCGTTCCACGTGCGACTCATACCTACATCGAACAAATGCTTGATTTCAAGGACGAGGAATTAAAAAAACGGTTGGCTGAACTTTTTGGATTTCAAGATACTGAACGAAAGAAATTGATTGAAACATTGAATAACAATCTGCCGCGCAATCCGCGTAAGATTAAATCATTCATTGCTTCATGGAAACTTTTTCTTGATGCGCTTCCGGCTTTACCCAACCAGCAAAAACTTGATTGGCGATTAACTTTGGTTTTGCAATATCTGGCGCAATTCGAGGAACCTCTGTTTCGTAAAATCGAACAATCCCCAGCTTTTTATAGCGATGAATTGGTGAAATTCTGTCAGCAAGGTTATAGCCCGCATCCACTTTTCGATGGATTAGAGTTGCCTTACGGTACGCAACAATCGCCATCCGAAAGCGACAAATCCGGTAGTCTCAGCGGCGGCTCTTCGGCAGCAACTCCGACAACCGATTCGGCGAAAAAGGATGAGCCAAAACGTTTGCCGGAACCGCGCATTTTTTGGATTAGCGGTATCGTTAAGGAATTGGCTAAAGAAGTCGGTGCCAAGATGGATGAAAAGGTTATTTTGCTGCATCTGTTGCATAGCGGCGGTAAGTTGCAGTAA